The Danio rerio strain Tuebingen ecotype United States chromosome 1, GRCz12tu, whole genome shotgun sequence genome includes a region encoding these proteins:
- the LOC137495345 gene encoding B-cell receptor CD22-like isoform X1 — translation MLMWLRMAPALHLIFLLIIHRISGADCNVIYKPSYICALKNSTMTISCTFTYPSPGHQIRKVFWTKDPLGNGEEFPDLSEDPEYSQRLQYLGDKQQNCTVRLSHVTKKDEHEYYFRIITDKDWKWVGKPGVSLSVTDLQLESPERVTERDSVRLTCNSSCELTDTPTFIWYRNSHTLTNIGDELNIRSVSRTDAGNYSCGVQGQTYISPAVYLNVTYAPDTPVVSNRSAVIVEGDSVTLNCSSDSNPPANFSWFKGETSVGSGKIFSISKISSDDSKKYKCRARNEHGEKYSDPVTLDVQYPPRSVSASISGSAKIISGDSVTLNCSSDSNPPALNFSWFKGETFIGSGRIFNISKISFNDSGEYKCRARNDHGEKYSDPVNVQFQGAGGNIIIIAATSGGLFIIILIIMILCVIKKQRSVKSEGLTMTQNDLHSAPGSAGDALYASVNPKKGRAAECRDAEEIQYATVQFHRDTQMKKEEEEEQRQCDNTPVQQPDQDHSRSKAEKMEDSVIYSSVR, via the exons GGATTTCTGGTGCTGATTGCAATGTGATTTACAAACCTTCATACATCTGTGCACTGAAGAACTCAACAATGACAATCAGCTGCACTTTTACATACCCGAGTCCTGGACATCAGATCAGGAAAGTGTTCTGGACCAAAGACCCTTTAGGAAATGGTGAAGAGTTTCCAGATCTGTCTGAGGACCCTGAATACAGTCAGAGGCTTCAGTATCTGGGAGATAAACAGCAGAACTGCACCGTCAGACTGAGTCATGTGACAAAGAAAGATGAACACGAGTATTATTTCAGAATTATTACTGATAAAGATTGGAAATGGGTTGGTAAACCAGGAGTGAGTCTCTCTGTCACAG atCTTCAGCTGGAGTCTCCTGAGAGAGTGACAGAGAGAGATTCAGTCCGTCTGACATGTAACAGCAGCTGTGAACTGACTGACACACCAACATTCATCTGGTACAGAAACTCACACACATTGACTAATATTGGAGATGAACTCAACATCAGGTCAGTCAGTAGAACAGACGCAGGCAACTACAGCTGTGGTGTGCAGGGACAGACGTACATCTCTCCTGCTGTTTATCTCAACGTCACAT ATGCTCCAGATACTCCTGTGGTCTCCAATAGATCTGCTGTAATAGTGGAGggagattcagtgactctgaactgcagcagtgactcaaaccctcctgcaAACTTCAGCTGGTTTAAAGGAGAAACATCTGTAGGATCTGGAAAAATCTTCAGCATCTCCAAGATCAGCtctgatgacagtaaaaaatacaaGTGTAGAGCCAGAAATGAGCATGGAGAGAAATACTCTGATCCTGTGACTTTAGATGTTCAGT ATCCACCCAGGAGCGTCTCAGCGTCTATCAGTGGATCTGCTAAAATAATATCTggagattcagtgactctgaactgcagcagcgactcaaaccctcctgctCTGAACTTCAGCTGGTTTAAAGGAGAAACATTTATAGGATCTGGAAGAATCTTCAACATCTCCAAGATCAGCTTTAATGACAGTGGAGAATACAAGTGTAGAGCCAGAAATGACCATGGAGAGAAATACTCTGATCCTGTCAATGTCCAGT ttcaaGGTGCTGGAGGAAACATTATCATCATTGCTGCTACATCTGGAGGATTATTCATCATCATCTTGATCATCATGATCCTGTGTGTAAT AAAGAAACAAAGGAGTGTTAAATCTGAAGGTCTCACAATGACGCAG AATGATCTGCATTCTGCTCCTGGATCAGCGGGTGATGCTCTGTATGCCAGTGTAAATCCCAAAAAAGGCAGAGCTGCTGAATGCAGAGATGCTGAGGAGATCCAGTATGCCACTGTCCAATTTCACAGAGACACACAGATGAAgaaagaggaagaagaggagcaGCGTCAGTGTGACAACACACCAGTTCAGCAGCCTGATCAAGACCACAG cCGATCAAAAGCTGAAAAAATGGAGGACTCAGTGATCTACAGCAGCGTCAGATaa
- the rac1l gene encoding ras-related C3 botulinum toxin substrate 1: MKDIKCVVVGSTVGKSCLLVSYTTNAFPDQIVPTAFDNFSANEIVDGNPVRLQIWDTAGMEEYDRLRPLSYPETDVFLICFSTVESESFENVSEKWLPEVRHFCPDIPIILVGTKLDLKYDKWTIEYLEKKKQTPISFHQGLAKAAEIGAVKYVECSAKTLKGVKTVFEEAVRAVLDPQRGKPRVKKRKCLIS; this comes from the coding sequence ATGAAGGATATAAAGTGTGTGGTTGTTGGCAGCACTGTGGGAAAATCATGCCTTCTGGTGAGCTACACCACCAATGCATTTCCAGATCAGATTGTTCCTACTGCTTTTGATAATTTCTCTGCCAATGAGATTGTTGATGGGAATCCAGTGAGACTACAAATATGGGATACAGCAGGGATGGAGGAATACGACAGGCTTCGACCACTTTCCTACCCAGAGACAGATGTGTTCTTGATCTGTTTCTCTACTGTGGAATCAGAGTCATTTGAGAATGTCAGTGAAAAGTGGCTACCAGAAGTCAGACATTTCTGTCCTGACATACCGATAATTCTAGTCGGGACTAAACTTGATCTGAAATATGACAAGTGGACAATTGAATATTTGGAAAAGAAGAAACAAACCCCCATCTCCTTCCATCAAGGCCTGGCTAAAGCTGCAGAAATAGGAGCTGTGAAGTATGTGGAGTGCTCAGCAAAAACACTGAAGGGGGTTAAAACAGTGTTTGAGGAAGCCGTCCGTGCAGTTCTGGACCCGCAGAGAGGAAAGCCTAGAGTGAAGAAAAGAAAGTGTTTAATCTCCTGA